The proteins below are encoded in one region of Synchiropus splendidus isolate RoL2022-P1 chromosome 13, RoL_Sspl_1.0, whole genome shotgun sequence:
- the myadmb gene encoding myeloid-associated differentiation marker homolog — translation MPIVLQSSSLLWTRLAALVFTCISFSVAVHGARMDRGVGDWCIFCWAFSFAGTLLVLLVELFGLQTRAPVSWKNFPITFACFAALLCLSASIIFPLYYLKGSMGPSEVRDFRIVSTVFSCLATVAYMVEVSISKARPGEVAGYMATAPGLLKVCETFIACVIFVFISDNNLYDRHDALRYCLAVYCICFILSAIIIIVCVGECTGCLPFPFARFLSSYALLAVVLYLSATIIWPIFSFDPKHGGSKQRPPNCSSYVGLCVWDKYVAIAVLTAANFILYLADLIYSARLVFVSA, via the coding sequence ATGCCAATCGTCCTGCAATCCAGCTCCCTTCTGTGGACCCGCCTGGCGGCGCTGGTCTTCACCTGCATCTCCTTCTCCGTTGCTGTCCACGGGGCCAGAATGGACCGCGGTGTCGGTGACTGGTGCATCTTCTGTTGGGCATTTAGCTTTGCTGGAACTCTCCTCGTCCTCCTGGTGGAGCTGTTCGGCCTGCAGACCAGAGCCCCCGTGTCCTGGAAGAACTTCCCCATTACCTTCGCCTGCTTCGCTGCCCTGCTCTGCCTGTCAGCCTCCATCATCTTCCCACTGTACTACCTCAAGGGCTCCATGGGACCTAGCGAAGTCCGCGACTTCCGCATCGTCTCCACCGTCTTCTCCTGCCTGGCCACCGTCGCCTACATGGTCGAGGTCAGCATCAGCAAGGCACGCCCGGGTGAGGTCGCTGGCTACATGGCCACGGCTCCCGGCCTCCTCAAAGTCTGCGAGACCTTCATCGCCTGCGTCATCTTCGTCTTCATCAGCGACAACAATCTGTACGACCGTCACGACGCCCTCAGATACTGCCTGGCAGTGTACTGCATCTGCTTCATCCTGtccgccatcatcatcatcgtgtgCGTCGGCGAGTGCACTGGCTGCCTGCCGTTCCCGTTCGCCCGCTTCCTCTCCTCCTACGCCCTCCTGGCCGTGGTCCTGTACCTGTCAGCGACCATCATCTGGCCCATTTTCAGCTTTGACCCCAAGCACGGCGGTTCAAAACAGAGGCCCCCCAACTGCAGCAGCTACGTGGGACTGTGCGTGTGGGACAAGTACGTGGCCATCGCCGTGCTCACCGCCGCCAACTTCATCCTCTACCTGGCCGACCTGATCTACTCCGCACGCCTGGTGTTTGTCAGCGCCTGA
- the nfatc4 gene encoding nuclear factor of activated T-cells, cytoplasmic 4 isoform X2, protein MHSPPPRRALVREFSGTYESLPARSVQVSESRVVECPSIQITTISPEDDPGSTAPSYWDMGGGGRWERERLFLPLLDPFCYRDRCPGSLSPSPASSPSSRGWLSPASSCDSLLVEEEELSETNVHYGLSPSSRPTSPGGKKRRNTPLSSPCASRRGSSSEEHQGFNQEGCDSNPSSQALPTSCDLNIPQKTRKTSLEQLSSREVDPEQAPGHGAPCLLPETLQTRREPPSTGMDYLSVPPALAWGRTRATAHSPLFRSNALPPLDWPLPSQFDQYELRMEVQPRPHHRAHYETEGSRGAVKAAPSGHPVVKLCGYTERKPLSLQVFVGTADDRSIRPHPFYQIHRVTGKMVGTASHESVQAGTKLLDIPLNPENNMTALIDCAGILKLRNSDIELRKGETDVGRKNTRVRLVFRTHLHLTHPAAPPGRVLALQVASLPIECSQRSAQELPIIESVSITSCSVEGGEELLLSGNNFLPISRVLFMERGTDGKLQWEEEAHVDRDNSNECLLCVRVPAYSDLSVSRPVSVSLYVSNGKRKRSSTHCFKYLPIMFKEEDPLLSRLQVPPLDGGHGGQSRMDRVFPMTEEQGLGFHLPPYPTTYSPPCPAISYQDEEDPGRSSMSERHPSFENLELGFTELLPPLYHRGQQPSSPSPSPWLDSPYLSSSPSPSHSSSLSPFPAGSPISTSPLPPIPTSPYPQYSTYPQEMCPSPPLQPSSYQDMCPTPYSHYDVWDQQGKALGLGGETKSQECPLEFSSSTSMHHITFEEVSEFIGEDIQSYQPSSHINNQPN, encoded by the exons ATGCACTCACCACCTCCGCGGAGAGCTCTGGTGAGGGAGTTCAGCGGCACGTATGAGAGTCTTCCAGCACGCTCCGTTCAG GTCTCAGAGTCTCGGGTGGTTGAATGTCCAAGCATCCAGATCACCACCATATCGCCAGAGGACGACCCGGGTTCCACGGCCCCCAGTTACTGGGACATGGGAGGAGGAGGTCGCTGGGAACGTGAGCGTCTCTTCCTGCCCCTGCTGGACCCATTCTGTTACAGAGACCGCTGCCCCGGCTCACTCAGCCCCAGTCCCGCCTCCAGTCCATCGTCCCGGGGCTGGCTGAGTCCTGCCTCCAGCTGCGACTCtctgctggtggaggaggaggagctcagcGAAACCAACGTCCACTATGGGCTCTCGCCGTCCTCCAGGCCGACCTCACCAGGAGGGAAGAAGCGTCGCAACACGCCGCTCTCCTCCCCTTGCGCCTCCAGGAGGGGGAGCTCTTCTGAGGAACATCAGGGCTTCAATCAGGAAGGGTGTGATTCCAACCCCTCGTCACAGGCGCTGCCCACCAGCTGCGACCTCAACATCCCGCAGAAAACAAGAAAGACGTCTTTGGAGCAG CTGTCCTCCAGGGAAGTGGATCCAGAGCAAGCTCCTGGACACGGTGCCCCATGTCTGCTACCCGAGACCCTGCAGACCCGGAGAGAGCCCCCTTCCACAGGCATGGACTACCTCTCAGTTCCCCCGGCTCTCGCCTGGGGCCGGACCAGAGCCACCGCCCACAGTCCCCTCTTCAG gTCCAATGCTCTGCCGCCGCTCGACTGGCCGCTGCCCTCCCAGTTCGACCAGTACGAGCTGCGCATGGAGGTGCAGCCGCGTCCTCACCACCGAGCCCACTATGAGACCGAGGGGAGCAGGGGGGCGGTGAAGGCTGCTCCCTCTGGCCACCCGGTGGTGAAG CTCTGTGGCTACACGGAGAGGAAGCCGCTGTCCCTGCAGGTCTTCGTCGGTACTGCAGACGATCGCTCCATCCGACCGCATCCGTTCTACCAGATACACAG AGTGACAGGCAAGATGGTGGGTACCGCCAGTCATGAGAGCGTCCAGGCCGGAACCAAGCTGCTCGACATCCCGCTGAACCCCGAGAACAACATGACGGCGCT CATCGACTGCGCTGGCATTCTGAAGCTGAGGAATTCCGACATTGAGCTGAGGAAAGGCGAGACGGACGTGGGGAGGAAGAACACTCGCGTCCGTCTGGTCTTCCGAACTCACCTGCACCTGACGCACCCGGCTGCCCCGCCCGGACGGGTGTTGGCGCTCCAAGTGGCCTCGCTGCCCATCGAGTGCT CTCAGCGTTCTGCCCAGGAACTTCCCATCATCGAGTCAGTcagcatcacttcctgttcagtggagggaggggaggagcttcTGCTGAGTGGAAACAACTTCCTGCCAATATCCCGGGTGTTGTTCATGGAGCGCGGGACAG ATGGGAAgctgcagtgggaggaggaggctcaCGTCGACCGTGACAACAGTAATGAG TGTTTGCTGTGTGTTCGGGTGCCGGCCTACAGCGACCTCTCAGTCAGCCGCCCGGTGTCTGTTAGCCTGTACGTTTCCAATGGGAAGAGGAAACGGAGCAGCACTCACTGCTTCAAATACCTGCCGA TCATGTTCAAGGAGGAGGACCCGCTGTTGTCCCGGCTGCAGGTCCCACCTCTGGACGGTGGTCATGGGGGTCAGTCCAGAATGGACCGGGTCTTCCCGATGACCGAGGAGCAGGGCCTGGGCTTCCACCTGCCCCCCTACCCCACCACCTACTCCCCTCCGTGCCCGGCCATTAGCTACCAGGACGAAGAGGACCCGGGCAGGTCCTCCATGTCTGAGCGACACCCCAGCTTTGAGAACCTGGAGCTGGGCTTTACcgagctgctgccccctctgTACCACCGTGGCCAGcaaccctcctcaccctctccatCTCCATGGCTGGACTCTCCctacctctcctcctccccctccccgtcgcactcctcctctctcagtCCGTTCCCAGCCGGCAGCCCCATCTCCACCTCCCCTCTGCCTCCCATCCCCACCTCTCCTTACCCCCAGTACTCTACCTATCCTCAGGAAATGTGTCCCTCCCCTCCCCTACAGCCCAGCTCCTACCAGGACATGTGTCCCACACCCTACTCCCACTACGACGTCTGGGATCAACAAGGGAAGGCGCTTGGTCTTGGTGGCGAGACCAAGTCTCAGGAGTGCCCCCTGGAGTTCAGCAGCTCCACATCAATGCACCACATCACATTTGAAGAGG TGTCGGAGTTCATCGGAGAGGACATCCAGTCGTACCAGCCCAGCTCGCACATCAACAACCAGCCGAACTGA
- the nfatc4 gene encoding nuclear factor of activated T-cells, cytoplasmic 4 isoform X1: MGAAPGSGWEEGEFEFKLVFEEDQNQGPDPVSAAQPESSSPGEESESAPLLQDSSGMVTENHVSAGHSISIPTPPSPASQRAGMHSPPPRRALVREFSGTYESLPARSVQVSESRVVECPSIQITTISPEDDPGSTAPSYWDMGGGGRWERERLFLPLLDPFCYRDRCPGSLSPSPASSPSSRGWLSPASSCDSLLVEEEELSETNVHYGLSPSSRPTSPGGKKRRNTPLSSPCASRRGSSSEEHQGFNQEGCDSNPSSQALPTSCDLNIPQKTRKTSLEQLSSREVDPEQAPGHGAPCLLPETLQTRREPPSTGMDYLSVPPALAWGRTRATAHSPLFRSNALPPLDWPLPSQFDQYELRMEVQPRPHHRAHYETEGSRGAVKAAPSGHPVVKLCGYTERKPLSLQVFVGTADDRSIRPHPFYQIHRVTGKMVGTASHESVQAGTKLLDIPLNPENNMTALIDCAGILKLRNSDIELRKGETDVGRKNTRVRLVFRTHLHLTHPAAPPGRVLALQVASLPIECSQRSAQELPIIESVSITSCSVEGGEELLLSGNNFLPISRVLFMERGTDGKLQWEEEAHVDRDNSNECLLCVRVPAYSDLSVSRPVSVSLYVSNGKRKRSSTHCFKYLPIMFKEEDPLLSRLQVPPLDGGHGGQSRMDRVFPMTEEQGLGFHLPPYPTTYSPPCPAISYQDEEDPGRSSMSERHPSFENLELGFTELLPPLYHRGQQPSSPSPSPWLDSPYLSSSPSPSHSSSLSPFPAGSPISTSPLPPIPTSPYPQYSTYPQEMCPSPPLQPSSYQDMCPTPYSHYDVWDQQGKALGLGGETKSQECPLEFSSSTSMHHITFEEVSEFIGEDIQSYQPSSHINNQPN, encoded by the exons ATGGGGGCCGCACCGGGCTCCGGCTGGGAGGAGGGCGAGTTCGAGTTCAAGTTGGTGTTTGAGGAGGACCAGAACCAGGGGCCCGACCCGGTGAGCGCAGCCCAGCCGGAGAGCTCCTCACCCGGCGAGGAGAGCGAGAGCGCGCCGCTGCTTCAAGACTCGAGCGGCATGG TGACGGAGAACCACGTCAGCGCAGGTCACTCTATCAGCATCCCCACCCCGCCGTCGCCAGCCAGCCAGAGGGCAGGGATGCACTCACCACCTCCGCGGAGAGCTCTGGTGAGGGAGTTCAGCGGCACGTATGAGAGTCTTCCAGCACGCTCCGTTCAG GTCTCAGAGTCTCGGGTGGTTGAATGTCCAAGCATCCAGATCACCACCATATCGCCAGAGGACGACCCGGGTTCCACGGCCCCCAGTTACTGGGACATGGGAGGAGGAGGTCGCTGGGAACGTGAGCGTCTCTTCCTGCCCCTGCTGGACCCATTCTGTTACAGAGACCGCTGCCCCGGCTCACTCAGCCCCAGTCCCGCCTCCAGTCCATCGTCCCGGGGCTGGCTGAGTCCTGCCTCCAGCTGCGACTCtctgctggtggaggaggaggagctcagcGAAACCAACGTCCACTATGGGCTCTCGCCGTCCTCCAGGCCGACCTCACCAGGAGGGAAGAAGCGTCGCAACACGCCGCTCTCCTCCCCTTGCGCCTCCAGGAGGGGGAGCTCTTCTGAGGAACATCAGGGCTTCAATCAGGAAGGGTGTGATTCCAACCCCTCGTCACAGGCGCTGCCCACCAGCTGCGACCTCAACATCCCGCAGAAAACAAGAAAGACGTCTTTGGAGCAG CTGTCCTCCAGGGAAGTGGATCCAGAGCAAGCTCCTGGACACGGTGCCCCATGTCTGCTACCCGAGACCCTGCAGACCCGGAGAGAGCCCCCTTCCACAGGCATGGACTACCTCTCAGTTCCCCCGGCTCTCGCCTGGGGCCGGACCAGAGCCACCGCCCACAGTCCCCTCTTCAG gTCCAATGCTCTGCCGCCGCTCGACTGGCCGCTGCCCTCCCAGTTCGACCAGTACGAGCTGCGCATGGAGGTGCAGCCGCGTCCTCACCACCGAGCCCACTATGAGACCGAGGGGAGCAGGGGGGCGGTGAAGGCTGCTCCCTCTGGCCACCCGGTGGTGAAG CTCTGTGGCTACACGGAGAGGAAGCCGCTGTCCCTGCAGGTCTTCGTCGGTACTGCAGACGATCGCTCCATCCGACCGCATCCGTTCTACCAGATACACAG AGTGACAGGCAAGATGGTGGGTACCGCCAGTCATGAGAGCGTCCAGGCCGGAACCAAGCTGCTCGACATCCCGCTGAACCCCGAGAACAACATGACGGCGCT CATCGACTGCGCTGGCATTCTGAAGCTGAGGAATTCCGACATTGAGCTGAGGAAAGGCGAGACGGACGTGGGGAGGAAGAACACTCGCGTCCGTCTGGTCTTCCGAACTCACCTGCACCTGACGCACCCGGCTGCCCCGCCCGGACGGGTGTTGGCGCTCCAAGTGGCCTCGCTGCCCATCGAGTGCT CTCAGCGTTCTGCCCAGGAACTTCCCATCATCGAGTCAGTcagcatcacttcctgttcagtggagggaggggaggagcttcTGCTGAGTGGAAACAACTTCCTGCCAATATCCCGGGTGTTGTTCATGGAGCGCGGGACAG ATGGGAAgctgcagtgggaggaggaggctcaCGTCGACCGTGACAACAGTAATGAG TGTTTGCTGTGTGTTCGGGTGCCGGCCTACAGCGACCTCTCAGTCAGCCGCCCGGTGTCTGTTAGCCTGTACGTTTCCAATGGGAAGAGGAAACGGAGCAGCACTCACTGCTTCAAATACCTGCCGA TCATGTTCAAGGAGGAGGACCCGCTGTTGTCCCGGCTGCAGGTCCCACCTCTGGACGGTGGTCATGGGGGTCAGTCCAGAATGGACCGGGTCTTCCCGATGACCGAGGAGCAGGGCCTGGGCTTCCACCTGCCCCCCTACCCCACCACCTACTCCCCTCCGTGCCCGGCCATTAGCTACCAGGACGAAGAGGACCCGGGCAGGTCCTCCATGTCTGAGCGACACCCCAGCTTTGAGAACCTGGAGCTGGGCTTTACcgagctgctgccccctctgTACCACCGTGGCCAGcaaccctcctcaccctctccatCTCCATGGCTGGACTCTCCctacctctcctcctccccctccccgtcgcactcctcctctctcagtCCGTTCCCAGCCGGCAGCCCCATCTCCACCTCCCCTCTGCCTCCCATCCCCACCTCTCCTTACCCCCAGTACTCTACCTATCCTCAGGAAATGTGTCCCTCCCCTCCCCTACAGCCCAGCTCCTACCAGGACATGTGTCCCACACCCTACTCCCACTACGACGTCTGGGATCAACAAGGGAAGGCGCTTGGTCTTGGTGGCGAGACCAAGTCTCAGGAGTGCCCCCTGGAGTTCAGCAGCTCCACATCAATGCACCACATCACATTTGAAGAGG TGTCGGAGTTCATCGGAGAGGACATCCAGTCGTACCAGCCCAGCTCGCACATCAACAACCAGCCGAACTGA
- the ltb4r2b gene encoding leukotriene B4 receptor 2b, whose amino-acid sequence MYNSSQAIFNDTNPESESVVSNDFSTALGALILGLVFLLGVPGNLFIVWSILARARQRSVTTFLILNLACADGVLMALTIFFIIYLAKQSWVFGEVMCKGLFYLCNTNMYASIFTIMLMSLHRLVVVVYPRRVSSRINKKVVIRVIVGMWILVMLISIPSLVFRSVREDKDERNKTRLVCAPEHTEDRHVRFHYTFETVVGFIIPYTIIITSYVLILRRLRKTKFHRKVRSENLILAIVVTFGLFWLPYHVINMMQVASRWYKPDSDGRDTLEHITKSSRVVTSALAFISSCANPVLYTFAGKSYIRKNGLAFMARLFEGTSSDQTGKSRMGNKEGVGLGTMDSSSGSSAQNGRSQIYENKN is encoded by the exons ATGTACAACAGCAGCCAAGCGATCTTCAATGACACCAATCCAGAGTCGGAGAGCGTGGTCAGCAACGACTTCTCCACTGCGCTGGGCGCCCTCATCCTCGGCCTGGTCTTCCTCCTTGGCGTCCCCGGGAACCTCTTCATCGTCTGGAGCATCCTGGCCCGGGCGCGGCAACGCTCCGTCACCACCTTCCTCATCCTCAACCTGGCGTGTGCCGACGGCGTCCTCATGGCGCtcaccatcttcttcatcatctacCTGGCCAAGCAGTCCTGGGTGTTTGGCGAGGTCATGTGCAAGGGCCTCTTCTACTTGTGCAACACCAACATGTACGCCTCCATCTTCACGATCATGCTCATGAGCCTGCACcggctggtggtggtggtgtacCCCCGCCGGGTGTCCTCCAGGATCAACAAGAAGGTGGTGATCCGGGTGATCGTGGGCATGTGGATTCTGGTGATGCTCATCTCCATCCCGTCACTGGTGTTCCGAAGCGTCCGGGAGGACAAAGACGAGCGGAATAAAACCCGGCTGGTGTGTGCACCGGAGCACACAGAGGACCGACAT GTGAGGTTCCATTACACCTTTGAGACGGTGGTTGGGTTCATCATCCCctacaccatcatcatcaccagctaCGTTCTGATCCTGAGACGCCTGAGGAAGACCAAGTTCCACAGGAAGGTCCGCAGCGAGAATCTCATCCTGGCCATCGTGGTCACTTTTGGTCTTTTCTGGCTGCCGTACCATGTGATCAACATGATGCAG GTGGCGTCACGGTGGTACAAACCAGACTCAGATGGACGAGACAC GTTGGAGCACATCACCAAGTCCAGTCGGGTCGTGACCTCAGCTCTGGCCTTCATCAGCAGCTGTGCCAACCCAGTCCTCTACACCTTCGCCGGCAAGTCCTACATCCGAAAGAACGGGCTGGCCTTCATGGCTCGGCTGTTCGAGGGGACATCCTCCGACCAGACCGGGAAGAGCCGGATGGGGAACAAAGAGGGCGTGGGCCTCGGCACCATGGACTCCAGCTCGGGGTCTTCAGCACAGAACGGAAGATCGCagatatatgaaaataaaaactga
- the sdr39u1 gene encoding epimerase family protein SDR39U1, giving the protein MKVLVGGGSGFVGRELTRLLRGKGHEVTVISRQPGPGRITWSQLQSSGLPPCDGAVNLAGEEVLNPLRWWNESYKKDLFSSRLDTTKALAEAIAASSTPPKSWVLVTGVACYKPSLTAKYTEDSEWKPFDLLSRLVQEWEAAALLPETVTTTKQVVIRPGAVLGRDGGAIKQMMLPFKLGVGGTLGSGSQPFPWIHVSDLAGIITHSLESPPDGSAHPQVLNGVAPALNTNYEFTKELGRLLRRPTIFPVPSFVLNGLLGSERAIILTEGQKVVPKRTLETGFQYQYPDLTSALKEIVGC; this is encoded by the exons ATGAAAGTTCTTGTCG GAGGAGGATCTGGCTTTGTGGGCCGAGAACTCACACGGCTGCTCCGTGGCAAAGgtcatgaagtcacagtgatATCTCGCCAGCCCGGTCCTGGCAGGATCACCTGG AGTCAACTGCAGTCTAGTGGACTCCCACCGTGTGACGGAGCTGTCAACTTGGCTGGAGAGGAAGTCTTGAACCCTCTGCGGTG GTGGAATGAGAGCTATAAGAAGGACTTGTTCTCAAGTCGCCTTGACACAACCAAAGCTCTGGCTGAAGCCATCGCAGCGTCCTCCACCCCGCCAAAGTCCTGGGTCCTGGTGACAGGCGTAG CTTGCTACAAGCCCAGTCTGACGGCCAAGTATACGGAAGACAGCGAGTGGAAGCCGTTCGACCTTCTGTCCAGGCTGGTCCAGGAGTGGGAAGCTGCTGCACTTCTGCCCGAAACTGTGACAACAACGAAACAAGTCGTCATCAGGCCTG GGGCAGTGTTGGGTCGGGATGGCGGCGCCATCAAGCAAATGATGCTTCCCTTCAAACTGGGTGTTGGTGGCACCCTGGGGTCTGGGAGTCAACCGTTCCCGTGGATCCACGTGTCGGACCTGGCAGGGATCATCACCCATAGCCTTGAAAGTCCACCAGACGGCTCTGCTCATCCTCAAGTCCTGAACGGAGTGGCCCCAGCTTTGAACACCAACTACGAGTTCACTAAAGAGCTGGGTCGGCTCCTGAGGCGGCCCACCATCTTCCCCGTGCCAAGCTTCGTGCTCAACGGCCTGTTGGGTTCTGAGCGAGCCATCATTCTCACCGAGGGCCAGAAAGTGGTGCCGAAAAGAACTCTGGAGACCGGGTTTCAGTACCAGTACCCGGACCTGACCTCTGCGCTTAAAGAGATTGTTGGCTGCTGA
- the mettl17 gene encoding methyltransferase-like protein 17, mitochondrial isoform X2 — protein sequence MKNVLWSRKRAVEESALRKKAVGLEKELWEKAMLKRGDDDEPALEEQIQRRVLSELRRTTYRWTPIKYDEETSVVYMAARLAGGYAAVRRALNEIKKRDPAFAPESLLDFGSGLGSVAWASHSCWPDSLKELVCVDSSGTMNTLAERLLRGDEEEGEPRFKHVYFRQFLPLSPKVQFDLVSAAFTLSELPGMKEREEAAFTLWRKTNRYLVLVESGTREGHQMLLEVRDALLQNQEKTVHDSRPASVFAPCPHELPCPKLALKPPAPCNFQQVHHPLPLTGKPDMQTEKFSYLILTRTAAPVPNGDSDPDWARLISPVQRRTRHVHCRMCCPDGQLRHLVVTARKHSKDMYRCARNSEWGDLVPLVLNPEDNNQNTSQQ from the exons ATGAAGAACGTCCTGTGGAGCAGGAAAAGAGCGGTGGAGGAGTCTGCTCTGAGGAAGAAGGCCGTGGGTCTGGAAAAGGAGCTGTGGGAGAAAGCTATGTTGAAGCGAGGCG ATGATGATGAGCCAGCTCTAGAGGAACAAATCCAGAGGAGAGTGCTGTCTGAGCTCCGAAGAACGACGTACCGCTGGACCCCCATCAA GTACGATGAGGAGACTAGTGTAGTGTATATGGCAGCCCGGCTAGCTGGGGGTTACGCAGCAGTGAGGAGAGCTTTGAATGAG ATCAAAAAGCGAGACCCTGCGTTCGCCCCCGAGTCTCTGCTGGACTTCGGGTCTGGGCTGGGGAGCGTGGCCTG GGCGTCGCACTCCTGCTGGCCTGACTCGCTGAAGGAGCTGGTGTGCGTGGACAGCTCCGGCACCATGAACACTCTGGCGGAGCGACTTCTCAGAG gagatgaagaagaaggggaGCCCAGATTCAAACATGtgtacttcagacagtttcttcctctttctccaaAG GTCCAGTTCGACCTGGTGTCGGCTGCGTTCACACTGTCCGAGCTGCCTGGCATGAAGGAGCGAGAGGAAGCTGCGTTCACTCTTTGGAGAAAGACCAACAGATACCTG GTGTTGGTGGAGAGCGGAACCAGAGAAGGTCACCAGATGCTACTGGAGGTCAGAGAcgctctgctgcag AACCAGGAGAAGACGGTCCATGACAGCAGACCTGCTTCCGTCTTTGCTCCG TGTCCTCACGAGCTGCCGTGTCCCAAGCTCGCGCTGAAGCCGCCGGCCCCCTGCAACTTCCAGCAGGTTCACCACCCTCTGCCTCTGACTGGG AAGCCCGACATGCAGACGGAGAAGTTCAGTTACCTGATCCTGACTCGGACCGCGGCACCGGTCCCCAATGGGGACTCCGACCCGGACTGGGCACGACTGATCTCGCCAGTGCAGAGAAGGACGCGGCACGTTCACTGTCGGATGTGCTGTCCTGACGGGCAACtgcgccacctggtggtgacAGCTAGGAAACACAGCAA GGACATGTACCGCTGTGCCCGGAACAGTGAGTGGGGGGATCTGGTGCCACTGGTTCTCAACCCGGAGGACAacaatcaaaacacttctcaacagTGA
- the mettl17 gene encoding methyltransferase-like protein 17, mitochondrial isoform X1, with protein sequence MSSRSFRVSLLCHRTSVMRMMQRAMTAEARVQPQADFLKGNQHKRHPGISGMKTLRLPVELQAAACSVIKKANIPQLEEQAHRMKNVLWSRKRAVEESALRKKAVGLEKELWEKAMLKRGDDDEPALEEQIQRRVLSELRRTTYRWTPIKYDEETSVVYMAARLAGGYAAVRRALNEIKKRDPAFAPESLLDFGSGLGSVAWASHSCWPDSLKELVCVDSSGTMNTLAERLLRGDEEEGEPRFKHVYFRQFLPLSPKVQFDLVSAAFTLSELPGMKEREEAAFTLWRKTNRYLVLVESGTREGHQMLLEVRDALLQNQEKTVHDSRPASVFAPCPHELPCPKLALKPPAPCNFQQVHHPLPLTGKPDMQTEKFSYLILTRTAAPVPNGDSDPDWARLISPVQRRTRHVHCRMCCPDGQLRHLVVTARKHSKDMYRCARNSEWGDLVPLVLNPEDNNQNTSQQ encoded by the exons GCAATGACTGCAGAGGCAAGAGTACAACCCCAGGCAGACTTCCTGAAGGGGAACCAACACAAACGACACCCGGGCATCAGCGGCATGAAGACTCTGCGGCTTCCTGTGGAGCTTCAGGCAGCTGCGTGCTCCGTCATCAAGA AAGCGAACATTCCACAACTTGAAGAGCAAGCTCATCGTATGAAGAACGTCCTGTGGAGCAGGAAAAGAGCGGTGGAGGAGTCTGCTCTGAGGAAGAAGGCCGTGGGTCTGGAAAAGGAGCTGTGGGAGAAAGCTATGTTGAAGCGAGGCG ATGATGATGAGCCAGCTCTAGAGGAACAAATCCAGAGGAGAGTGCTGTCTGAGCTCCGAAGAACGACGTACCGCTGGACCCCCATCAA GTACGATGAGGAGACTAGTGTAGTGTATATGGCAGCCCGGCTAGCTGGGGGTTACGCAGCAGTGAGGAGAGCTTTGAATGAG ATCAAAAAGCGAGACCCTGCGTTCGCCCCCGAGTCTCTGCTGGACTTCGGGTCTGGGCTGGGGAGCGTGGCCTG GGCGTCGCACTCCTGCTGGCCTGACTCGCTGAAGGAGCTGGTGTGCGTGGACAGCTCCGGCACCATGAACACTCTGGCGGAGCGACTTCTCAGAG gagatgaagaagaaggggaGCCCAGATTCAAACATGtgtacttcagacagtttcttcctctttctccaaAG GTCCAGTTCGACCTGGTGTCGGCTGCGTTCACACTGTCCGAGCTGCCTGGCATGAAGGAGCGAGAGGAAGCTGCGTTCACTCTTTGGAGAAAGACCAACAGATACCTG GTGTTGGTGGAGAGCGGAACCAGAGAAGGTCACCAGATGCTACTGGAGGTCAGAGAcgctctgctgcag AACCAGGAGAAGACGGTCCATGACAGCAGACCTGCTTCCGTCTTTGCTCCG TGTCCTCACGAGCTGCCGTGTCCCAAGCTCGCGCTGAAGCCGCCGGCCCCCTGCAACTTCCAGCAGGTTCACCACCCTCTGCCTCTGACTGGG AAGCCCGACATGCAGACGGAGAAGTTCAGTTACCTGATCCTGACTCGGACCGCGGCACCGGTCCCCAATGGGGACTCCGACCCGGACTGGGCACGACTGATCTCGCCAGTGCAGAGAAGGACGCGGCACGTTCACTGTCGGATGTGCTGTCCTGACGGGCAACtgcgccacctggtggtgacAGCTAGGAAACACAGCAA GGACATGTACCGCTGTGCCCGGAACAGTGAGTGGGGGGATCTGGTGCCACTGGTTCTCAACCCGGAGGACAacaatcaaaacacttctcaacagTGA